CTCTGTCAGCAAGTTTTCTATTTAGTTCAGAGATTAATTTATCTTTATCTTGAAGTTGTTTGTATAAAATATTGTTAAATTCGGTTAAATCACCTTTGATGCCGGCCTTTTCAAGTAGTGCTCCTTTTTTGCCAAAGCTATTTCTGGTTGTTCTTATGTTATCATCAAGTATATCCTTTATTCTCTGGAAAATACCTTCTTCTTTGTTTCTGTCGGTCCTTCCCTGATAGGTTTTACTTGAATCATAGGCAATTGAAGAAGTCTTCGTAAACAATTTAATCACTTGTTCTCCATTGTTTTGGATAGCAGCCTTTAGTTTTGTTTCATCGATTATTATTTTCCCTTTTTGGGTATAGTCGCTGGATGTTGAAAGACCAATTTCGTTTAATGAAACTCCAGCACCCTCAACAGCTTCATAGAATGCGCTTCTCAAATTAGATACCATATTCTGAAGTATGCTGTCTCCCTTTAAAAGACCTTCCTTTGCTTTGTCTTCCCACTTTTTTATTTCATCTTCCTTCATGTCTTTCTTTTGGTCATCAGTTAATGGCTTATAGTCATATACCCTTTTTTCTGAAAGTTTTTTATTCACTTTGTCTATTATTTCATTATACTTGTCTACGAATTCCTTAATTTTATCAAAAACCTTCTGCGGATTTGACGTTACTGTTATTTTAGTAGTTCTATTTGTGTCAGCTGACTGAAGTGAATAGGTAATGCCATCTACTGTAAAAGTGTTGGTAGATTTAGTTATTGTTACCTCAGTTCCTCCAGGTGGAGTAATTTTAACTTCAGAATCTTGGCCATACTGTGTAGTTGTGTTTATGCCAAGGAATGTTAAATTGGTATTAATTGAAAGACTGGTATTTGCGCCGGTATTAGCTGTTTGGACTGTAAATCTTCCTGTAAGTTCTGAATACTTTGCAATTGCCCCACCAGAAGTTGCAGTATTAATTTTAGTCATTAAACTTTCAATAGTATCTGTTCCAAGTGCTATTATATCCTTAGAAGTCCCATTATAGCTCAATGTAAATGTAAAAGTTGCATCTGTTGTAAATCCTTTTAAGTCTGATAGTTTAGTATTTTTATTTGGAACTAAAACTTTATCTTTTTCTATACCACTAAAAGTTGCATCCGTTTCAGTTGAGCTAATCTTAACTTGGTTTGAACCTAATACATTAAACTTTATTTTATCAGAGCCATCTACTGTAACTGATATTTTGCCCTTTAGACTTGTGTTAGAATTTATCTTGCTGTTAATATCGTTTACTAAATCATTTATAGTATGGTTTGATGCAAAATCTGAAAGGGTAATATCAAAATCCGCTCCATCTACATTAAATCTTATTGTCTTTGAAGACCATTCTGAATTTGTTATATAACCATCAGTAATAGTAACTGTTCCAACATTATTATTGTTTATCTGTCCGCCTTCAATTGTAGCAGCCTTGGCAATTTTGTTTACCACAACGCTGTAAATTCCTGCCTGGGCACCTGCACCTGCAGTTGCAGTTGCAGTAGGGGTTGCCGTTGAAGATGCACTGTCAACGCTTGTTGCATCAAAACCTGAAAGGTTGTTTGCAGATAAAATAAACTTGTCCGATTTAAGAACGTCAAAATATGTGTTTTTAAAGGATGTCAAGTCGTTGATTATATCTCTATATAAATCCTGTGTCCACTGGATTAATTGCCTATCCTGCTTAACCTTGTCCACCTTTGCCTTTTCACCCTGCATTAGCTGCTTAACCATAGTATCTACGTCAAGGCCTGTTGCAAGTCCTGTTATTCTTAGAGTGTTAGACATAATGCCCACCCCCTCATTTTATTTTCTTAAGAACTAACTCAATATTTTTTAATGATTCGATATTTTCTTCTTTAACTTCAAGAATTAATTCTTTTCTTATTACCTTTACATTTTTAGGAGCTTCTATGCCGAGCTTTATTGTGTTACCTGAAATTTCAATAACCTTAATCTCAATGCCCTCTCCAACTAAAATTGATTCCCCTTCTTTTCTTGTTAGAATTAACATTTTATCTCCTGCCTTATACTGTATTTTTTATCGTTTAATATAATCTGCTTTGCTTTGTTATTTTTAACATTGACAACTATTGGGGCAAGGAGATTTGCGGTTATCTTGTTTTCCCTTACGGTTATTACGTTATAAACTATGACATCTTCGTGAGTGTTAAGTTCAAGCTCCTGTATTTCTTCATCCGAAAGCTCTATTTCATAATCTTCAACATAATCCCAGGGGAAAATTACTAAAAGGGCAATATTTTTCTCCTCTATGCTCTGCAGGCACAATAGTTTGCTGTTTTCTACGTCAATTACCGCATACTTTTTGTATTCCTCAAGTCCTGGGATTCCCTTTTCAAATGTAAGAATTTTATTTTCATCAATTTCTATTTCACCGAAAAATTTTGTATCAATCATCATTCCCAATCATCCTATCTTAAAAAGTCTAATAAGCTTGGTTGCAATATTTTTGCACCGGTTTGAAGCGATGCAGTATAAATATTTTCCATTACTTTATATTCCATTACCTTTTTAGCTATGTCTATATCGTATGTCTTTGCAAGAAGCTGAGTCATGTTGAATGTTTCATCTTCATTTTTAGAGAGCATATCTTCGGTTCTCTTTTGCTTTGCTCCAACTTCTGCTCTTATTCTTAATATATTGTTCATATGGGTATCCAGTTCTCCTAAAAGGTCAGCTGGGTTATCGTTGTTATTTAATTTATCAACTATCTTGCTTAAAGTTTCAAAAATGCCACCTTCTGCATTAGTTGCAGGGTCATTTGCAAAATCACTACCTTTTACTGAAATATCCATAATAACTCCAGGCGAAAGTTCTTTATTAAGTCCTTCCTTTGAGCCTACGTAAATTATTTTTTTGTTATCATTTTTAAACGGTGGAATATTTGTCTTATCTCCACCAAATATATATCTTCCATCATAGGCTGTATTGCCTATTTCCATTATCTGTTCCTTGAGCTGCTGTATGTGTTTTGCGATGGCAAGCCTTTCGTCTTGTGTATAAGCGCCGTTTCCACCTTGAATTGTTTTTTCCCTTATAGTCTGAAGAGCTTCGCCTATCTGTCCAAGTGCGGAGTCAGCTGTATTTAACCAGTCGCTTGCCTCCTGTATATTGTTTTTGTATCTTTCATTTGCAGCTATTGATGCTTTAAGTTCCATAGTTCTTGCTACCTTGAATGGGTCATCCGAAGGTTTTCTTACTTCGTGACCTGAGGATAGCTGGTCCTGATACTTTTTCATTTCTTCAAGATTTACTCTTAGATTGCCCAAAAAGTCTCTTACTAATACCTTGTTTGTAATTCTCATATATTCACCTACCTTCTAACAAGACCATTAACAACGACATCGAGAAGCTGGTCGATTACGCTAATCATCTTTGCATTTGCCTCATATGCCCTTTGGAATTGCATCATATTTGTCATCTCTTCATCCAATGACACCCCTGATACTGATTCACGTCTTACAATTAATTGATCCAATAGCGCCTCCTGGTTTGTAACCATTCTTTTTGCCTCTTGATTCGAAACGCCTAGCTGAGCTATCGTTGATTTAAAATAATTATCAAGAGTTGTTCCTGAATTGTTGCTCACAAGTTTAGCAAAATTTGAATCAGCAAGATTTGTTCCACTTGGTGTAGTTGAACTTATCGGATTTCCTAAGTCATCAAAGAAAACATTCTTCAAAAAATCTTCACGTGAATTTATCTTTAAAAGTTCCATTCTTGTATTTCTCAATTGTCCTAAAAGAATGGCTCTGTCACCATTGCCAGCTGAATAATTCGCATGCCCATTTAAATATTTTCCAGCGTTTATCTTTTGTGGGTCTTTTAGTATATCACTATTGATAGAAAGAACTTTTGCCGCTTGGTCAGATGTTTCTGCTGATATATCAAAGAAGTTTACGCCAACGCTCAAATCCGATGAATTTGAATGGATGGTGTTAACCGATATAGCAATAGCCTTTGCAAGATTATTTAGCTGAGTTTTGTAGTCATTAATCTCAAAGCTTAATGAGTCAAGTCCCTTCAAACTTCCATTATTGAAATCTGCAGGTGTAATTGAGAGTGTTCCTTGCTTTAATTGTGCTGCATCGTAAAATACAGTATGAGGCATTATATTTTTAACTACATAAACATCATTTCCATTTGCATCCTTTGCCGTTTCAACGTTAAAATATTTTTTCAAATCATCGACTGAGCTTATACTCACATCTTTAGTCTGGGGTTTGTTTATGTCACCATCGATATAAACAATAACCTTTATACTTGATGGAAGTTCACTTAATGTAACAGGAATATCCTTCTTCTTAATGGTAACATCATTGCCATTCTTATCCTTTGCAGTTAACTCTATATCATTGACATATGCTAGTCCATTGTTAACTGTAAGATCAGTTAATACATCCTTATATGTCCCATCTGCCATTTTAGCCTTTATTTTAACGCCCATATAGCCTGTTTTTTCAATATCAAAACCAAATCTTTCGGATAGCTTATCAAGCAGCAAATCTCTTCTGTCTAATAGGTCGTTTGGTATTTTTCCTCCTACAACTACTGCCTTTATCTGCTCGTTTAAATCCTTTATTTGTGTAAACAAACTTCCTACTTCAAATACCTGATTTTGTATAAGGTCTGAAATATTTGCCTCTAAATCCTCAAGCTGTGTATAGTTATGTCTTATGCCAGATGCAAGGGCATCGCCATTGCTTGCAACTAAAGTTCTTGCAGTAGAACTTTCAGGGTTAGTAGCTAACCCCTGCAATGAGTCCCAAAAACGAGTCATCAAAGTTGCAAGGCCTGTATCTGAAGGTTCAGTGAATATTGCTTCTATTTCGGATAAAAATTGTTCCCTTGATTCATAGTTTTTTAAAGTGGATGTTTCCTTTCTAACATAGTAGTCAAGGAATTCATCCCTCGAACGGGTTATACTTCCAACCTCAACTCCAGTTCCAATTTGGCCAGGCTCAGCAGCTGTTGTTAATGAGGGCATACCAAAAGGCTCACTTGTCTTTAGATTAGCCCTTTGCACCGAATAACCTTCTGTATTAGCATTTGATACATTATGTGAAACAACATTTAAAGCAGTTTGCTGTGCAAACATTCCACGCCTTGCTATATTAAAAGTATTAAAAAGTCCGCTCATGTAAATTCCCCCTACACGGTCGCATTAAAAATGTTAGAAGATGTGTTTGCATCTAATGTGCCTGATTGCTTATATGTGACATTCTTCTGTGGAGACAATAAATTTGTCATTAGATGAATATAACCTAATGACTGCTTTGTAAGAATCATGTTGGTTTCGTTTTTTTCTTTAACGATATTTGCCTTTTCAATAAATTCTTTTGCAATTTCACTTGAAATAATTCCCTCTAAAACCAACTCATCAATCTTCTTTTCATTTAAAAGTTCTTTTCGTTTATTTTCAAGCTGGGAAATTTCTAAGGCAATTTCCCTTTTTTCGTTTAAAAGAGCTGCCACTTCTTCAGCATTATCCTTTTTCAACGCTTCTTTTTCCCTATCTAATAGCAATATAAGCCTTGTAAAAAGTTCTATAAATTTAAATATCAATTCCTTCACGTCCATTATTTATCACTTTCCTTCATAGCATCCATGATGCTTTTTGCTAATTTTTCTTCATCTACTTTATAATTGCCTTCTTTAATAAGGCTTTTTATTTTTTCAATATCCTTTGAATCTACATCTATTGTCTTTGCTATTTCCAAAAACTTTGCTATTTCTTTACCAGCCTTTGAAATTTCAATTGTATCTGATTTCTTTGCCACATTTTCTTTTGAATTTGCTTTCTTGGCATTTGAATTATAGACATTAATTACGTTATTTACATCCATCCTGACTTTCATAGTATCACCTCAAAAAATGTATATATTATCCTATTTAATTTATCGTAGTATATATTAAAAACTTTATAATAAAATTAAAGCCTCAGGAAAATTTTATCCCTGAAGGCTTTTTACTTTTTCTATATTGCTTATAATGCTTGTTATTCTGACTCCAAAGTTTTCATCTATAACAACTACTTCTCCATAAGCTACACGCTTTCCGTTTACAAGTATCTCAACTGGCTCTTCGGTTAATTTATCCAGTTCAATAAGGGAACCCTGTCCAAGTTCAAGTATTTCTTTAATCGTCTTTTTAGTTCTTCCTAAAACAACAGAGATTTCAAGTGGAACATCGAGAATTAAATCTATATTTTGCTTCTCGTGATGAGAAACAGGCTTTAATTCTGCAAAGGTAGCCTTTGAAACGTTAACTTGTTCCTTTGGAGGTTCAACCTTAGTTTCAATTCTTTGCTCTATAACTTTATGCTCTACTCTTTCAGTTATGTCCTTTTTTGCTTCGTTTTTTTCGTAGGCTGCTTCCTGTTTTACTTCTAATTCATTTTCAAAAAGGTCTGGCCCTCCAGACATTTTGCTGATTATTGCCTTTGCCGTTTTAATCGGAAGCAATAGCATTATTTCACTATCTAATAGCTCTTCTATAGTTAATCTAAAGGATATTTTAACTATTTTTTCATCTTCATTTATCAAATCCGATATTTTATCTACACCAGAACCCCATAATTTTGCCACTGGTGGAGTTATATTTATCGGGAAATTTAACATAGTTGAAAGAGATGTTGCGGAAGAACCTATCATTTGATTCATAGCTTCCTGAACCGCACTAATTTCTATTTCAGTAAGCTCAGTTCTAACATTAGCTCCAGTCCCACCCATCATTATATCTGCAATTATTGACGCATCTGTAATTTTTACAAGGAATAGATTCGACCCTTTAAGTCCTTCAATATATTCCACTTCAAGCGCCATAAGTGGAACAGAAAACTGAGCCTTCATTTGATTTAGAGTAGTAACAGAAACTCTTGGAGTAGTTATATTAACAATTCTGCCTATTATAGTTGAAAGTGCGGTTGAAGCAGAGCCCATTGAAATATTGCCTATCTCACCTAATAAATCTTTTTCCTCTTCTGTTAAGTCCTCCTGCGGCTCACTATTGCCAACACCCCTTAAAAGAGCATCTATTTCTGCTTGTGAAAGTATTCCTCCATCATGCATCGTCTTCCACATCCTTACCTATAATTTCATAGACCTGAACCCCTAATTTTTTCCCTATTATTCCTGGATAAACCTTAAAATGCAACCTATCTTCAACGTAAAAATCAAGAGGTTCCTTAGTATTTTTGTCAAGTTTTACTACATCACCAACTGATAAATTTAAAAACTCTTCGATGGTGATATTAGTTTTTCCAAGTTCAACATAGCATTGAGTAGTAACTGGTAATATATTTTTTCTAACCTGATTTTGTTCATTAGCGTCATTAACATCTGCTGTTGTGCTCTTATACTGAACAACAAATTTATCTATATACTTTTCGATAGAGATATATGGAATACACATATTCATGTAACTTTGACTATTTCCAATTTGAACAGAAAAAGTAATTAAGCAAACTGGCTCATTTGGGGCCATTACCTGATTTAGAACTGGATTTGTTTCTAGATTGTCAAACTTAAATTCTACATGAATAATGTCTTCCCATGCCAATTTAAGATTTTCAAGTAAAGTGGTGTTTATTTTCTTCACAATATTTTTTTCTATTTCTGTGAAGTCTCTTGTTTTAATGTGACCCTTACCTGAACCTCCAAACAATAAATCAATAACTTCAAATACAAAGGAAGGCCCAGTTTCAAACATAAAGATACCCGGAAATGGTTCAAGATAAAATGTCATTAGTATTGTAGGGTTAGGAATCGAATGAATAAACTCCTCAAAAGTAATTTGTTCAGTTGAAATAACTTTTATCTGAACAGAGGTTCTTAAATTTGCCGTTAAATAATTGGCAGAAATTCTGCCAAAATTATCATGAACCATTTCAAGTGTCCTAATGTGGTCCTTTGAAAATTTATTTGGACGCTTAAAATCATATTTTTTAACCTTCTGCTTTTCTTCTATTGAAGGTTCATCAATCTGTAGTTCGCCTGAAGTTAAAGCTGATAGGAGGGCATCTATCTCGCTCTGTGATAAAACTTCACCCATGGTATCCCCCCTTATCTAACAATTAGGGTTTCTCCCTCCAATAAAGTTATTATATTATTGTTAAGATTTATTATTCCTCTTATAAATTCTTGATTATCAACTGGCCTTTCAATTGAATCCATCTCAACTTCAATTACCTCTTCAACTCTATCCACCATAAATCCAACTTTTTCTTCATTTATTTCAACGATTATTATATTTTCTTCATTATCAGTATATGAAAATACATTCAATATTTTTTTTAAGTCCAAAATGGTAACAATGTTTCCACGCAGATTAACTAATCCCTTCACATAATATGGCGCTGTAGGAATTTTAGTTATTGTCATAACCTTTTCTATACCATGAACAAGGTTAGTATCTAAAGCGAACTTTTCATCGCCTATATTAAATATTACAACTTGCATAAATCGTCATCTCCTATCCTAATACCTTTTTTAGAGCTTCTAATACTCTTTCAGGTTGGAAAGGTTTAACTATAAAATCCTTAGCTCCTGATTTTATTGCCTCCATAACCATTGCCTGTTGTCCCATTGCTGAGCACATCACAATTTTAGCATTTGGATCAAATGACTTTATCTCTTTAACAGCTTGAATTCCATCCATTTCCGGCATTGTTATATCCATCGTCACAACGTCAGGTTTTTCTTGTTTATAAAGTTCAACTGCCTTTAATCCATTTGGAGCTTCACCTGCTACTTCATAGCCGTTTTTTACTAAAATATCCTTTAACATCATTCTCATAAAAGCCGCATCATCAACAATTAAAACTCTTGGCATGTTAATCCTCCTTATTATAAACCCAATTTATTTAATATTGTTTGAAGTGAACCTGGTTTTGGAATAAAGAAAAAATTACCTCCAGGTTCATTATCATCTTCAACAAACTTTGTATCTATGGCTAATATATAGTCGCTGTATTGCTCAGCATCGATAAAAGTTGAGCTTAATATTGCAGCGAGCATATCGTATGCAACAGCAGGAACAGAACTTACAAGATTTATTCCTGTAAACATCGCAAGTGAATTTAAATATGAATTGCCTAGTATGTTCCCAATTTCCTGATATAATGAAAAATATATTTCTTCACTTACAGCTTCATATCCTGTTAATAATATCTTGGAAAGTTTTTCTGCACTCTCTTCATTTAGCACAAACAGTATATTACCTGGAGCATCACCAAAAACTTTCAACATAACAGCTATTACTAAATCGTCTTCACTACCTATTCTATTAATCATTTCATCAAAGGTCAATATGTCAACTTGAGGAACCGTCATATCGACCTTTTTGTTTATCATCTGTGAAAGTGCAGTGGCTGCATTTCCAGCACCTATATTGCCTATTTCTCTAAGGGCATCTAATTGTATATCTGTTAAATTTATGTCCACTACAATCCCCCTCTTATACCAAGGCTGCAACATCCAAAATCAACGTCACTAAACCATCTCCAAGAATTGTTGCACCAACATATTCCTTTAAGTTTTGAAGCATTTTGCCTAGAGGTTTAATAACTATTTCTTGTTGTCCAAGTAGTGTATCAACCAAAAGACCAATTGTTTTTTCACCAACTCTAACAATAACAACAAATTTATTTTCACTATCAACTGATTCTAAATTAAGTCTTTCAGAAAGCCTTATCAATGGTATTACATTGTTTCTATAAATTATAACCTCTTTATTATTAGTCTTCTTAATTTCTGCGAGATTAATATTAATGACTCTGTCAATAAAGCCAAGCGATATTGCAAAAGTTTCTTCTGCAACTTTAACTAGCAATGCTTGAATAATAGATAATGTCAATGGAAGCCTAATTATAAAAGCTGTTCCCTTTCCAACTTCACTGATTAAATCTATTGTTCCACCAAGCGCTGTTATTTTAGTCTTAACGACATCCATTCCTACACCACGGCCTGATACGTCAGTAAC
Above is a window of Caloramator mitchellensis DNA encoding:
- the fliD gene encoding flagellar filament capping protein FliD, translating into MSNTLRITGLATGLDVDTMVKQLMQGEKAKVDKVKQDRQLIQWTQDLYRDIINDLTSFKNTYFDVLKSDKFILSANNLSGFDATSVDSASSTATPTATATAGAGAQAGIYSVVVNKIAKAATIEGGQINNNNVGTVTITDGYITNSEWSSKTIRFNVDGADFDITLSDFASNHTINDLVNDINSKINSNTSLKGKISVTVDGSDKIKFNVLGSNQVKISSTETDATFSGIEKDKVLVPNKNTKLSDLKGFTTDATFTFTLSYNGTSKDIIALGTDTIESLMTKINTATSGGAIAKYSELTGRFTVQTANTGANTSLSINTNLTFLGINTTTQYGQDSEVKITPPGGTEVTITKSTNTFTVDGITYSLQSADTNRTTKITVTSNPQKVFDKIKEFVDKYNEIIDKVNKKLSEKRVYDYKPLTDDQKKDMKEDEIKKWEDKAKEGLLKGDSILQNMVSNLRSAFYEAVEGAGVSLNEIGLSTSSDYTQKGKIIIDETKLKAAIQNNGEQVIKLFTKTSSIAYDSSKTYQGRTDRNKEEGIFQRIKDILDDNIRTTRNSFGKKGALLEKAGIKGDLTEFNNILYKQLQDKDKLISELNRKLADREDKYYRDFAKLESAMQKLNEQSTWLSTQLSSMGS
- the csrA gene encoding carbon storage regulator CsrA is translated as MLILTRKEGESILVGEGIEIKVIEISGNTIKLGIEAPKNVKVIRKELILEVKEENIESLKNIELVLKKIK
- the fliW gene encoding flagellar assembly protein FliW, translated to MMIDTKFFGEIEIDENKILTFEKGIPGLEEYKKYAVIDVENSKLLCLQSIEEKNIALLVIFPWDYVEDYEIELSDEEIQELELNTHEDVIVYNVITVRENKITANLLAPIVVNVKNNKAKQIILNDKKYSIRQEIKC
- the flgL gene encoding flagellar hook-associated protein FlgL yields the protein MRITNKVLVRDFLGNLRVNLEEMKKYQDQLSSGHEVRKPSDDPFKVARTMELKASIAANERYKNNIQEASDWLNTADSALGQIGEALQTIREKTIQGGNGAYTQDERLAIAKHIQQLKEQIMEIGNTAYDGRYIFGGDKTNIPPFKNDNKKIIYVGSKEGLNKELSPGVIMDISVKGSDFANDPATNAEGGIFETLSKIVDKLNNNDNPADLLGELDTHMNNILRIRAEVGAKQKRTEDMLSKNEDETFNMTQLLAKTYDIDIAKKVMEYKVMENIYTASLQTGAKILQPSLLDFLR
- the flgK gene encoding flagellar hook-associated protein FlgK, giving the protein MSGLFNTFNIARRGMFAQQTALNVVSHNVSNANTEGYSVQRANLKTSEPFGMPSLTTAAEPGQIGTGVEVGSITRSRDEFLDYYVRKETSTLKNYESREQFLSEIEAIFTEPSDTGLATLMTRFWDSLQGLATNPESSTARTLVASNGDALASGIRHNYTQLEDLEANISDLIQNQVFEVGSLFTQIKDLNEQIKAVVVGGKIPNDLLDRRDLLLDKLSERFGFDIEKTGYMGVKIKAKMADGTYKDVLTDLTVNNGLAYVNDIELTAKDKNGNDVTIKKKDIPVTLSELPSSIKVIVYIDGDINKPQTKDVSISSVDDLKKYFNVETAKDANGNDVYVVKNIMPHTVFYDAAQLKQGTLSITPADFNNGSLKGLDSLSFEINDYKTQLNNLAKAIAISVNTIHSNSSDLSVGVNFFDISAETSDQAAKVLSINSDILKDPQKINAGKYLNGHANYSAGNGDRAILLGQLRNTRMELLKINSREDFLKNVFFDDLGNPISSTTPSGTNLADSNFAKLVSNNSGTTLDNYFKSTIAQLGVSNQEAKRMVTNQEALLDQLIVRRESVSGVSLDEEMTNMMQFQRAYEANAKMISVIDQLLDVVVNGLVRR
- a CDS encoding flagellar protein FlgN → MDVKELIFKFIELFTRLILLLDREKEALKKDNAEEVAALLNEKREIALEISQLENKRKELLNEKKIDELVLEGIISSEIAKEFIEKANIVKEKNETNMILTKQSLGYIHLMTNLLSPQKNVTYKQSGTLDANTSSNIFNATV
- the flgM gene encoding flagellar biosynthesis anti-sigma factor FlgM; this translates as MKVRMDVNNVINVYNSNAKKANSKENVAKKSDTIEISKAGKEIAKFLEIAKTIDVDSKDIEKIKSLIKEGNYKVDEEKLAKSIMDAMKESDK
- the fliY gene encoding flagellar motor switch phosphatase FliY, which translates into the protein MHDGGILSQAEIDALLRGVGNSEPQEDLTEEEKDLLGEIGNISMGSASTALSTIIGRIVNITTPRVSVTTLNQMKAQFSVPLMALEVEYIEGLKGSNLFLVKITDASIIADIMMGGTGANVRTELTEIEISAVQEAMNQMIGSSATSLSTMLNFPINITPPVAKLWGSGVDKISDLINEDEKIVKISFRLTIEELLDSEIMLLLPIKTAKAIISKMSGGPDLFENELEVKQEAAYEKNEAKKDITERVEHKVIEQRIETKVEPPKEQVNVSKATFAELKPVSHHEKQNIDLILDVPLEISVVLGRTKKTIKEILELGQGSLIELDKLTEEPVEILVNGKRVAYGEVVVIDENFGVRITSIISNIEKVKSLQG
- the fliM gene encoding flagellar motor switch protein FliM, whose amino-acid sequence is MGEVLSQSEIDALLSALTSGELQIDEPSIEEKQKVKKYDFKRPNKFSKDHIRTLEMVHDNFGRISANYLTANLRTSVQIKVISTEQITFEEFIHSIPNPTILMTFYLEPFPGIFMFETGPSFVFEVIDLLFGGSGKGHIKTRDFTEIEKNIVKKINTTLLENLKLAWEDIIHVEFKFDNLETNPVLNQVMAPNEPVCLITFSVQIGNSQSYMNMCIPYISIEKYIDKFVVQYKSTTADVNDANEQNQVRKNILPVTTQCYVELGKTNITIEEFLNLSVGDVVKLDKNTKEPLDFYVEDRLHFKVYPGIIGKKLGVQVYEIIGKDVEDDA
- a CDS encoding chemotaxis protein CheW; this translates as MQVVIFNIGDEKFALDTNLVHGIEKVMTITKIPTAPYYVKGLVNLRGNIVTILDLKKILNVFSYTDNEENIIIVEINEEKVGFMVDRVEEVIEVEMDSIERPVDNQEFIRGIINLNNNIITLLEGETLIVR
- the cheY gene encoding chemotaxis protein CheY; amino-acid sequence: MPRVLIVDDAAFMRMMLKDILVKNGYEVAGEAPNGLKAVELYKQEKPDVVTMDITMPEMDGIQAVKEIKSFDPNAKIVMCSAMGQQAMVMEAIKSGAKDFIVKPFQPERVLEALKKVLG
- a CDS encoding chemotaxis protein CheC, translated to MDINLTDIQLDALREIGNIGAGNAATALSQMINKKVDMTVPQVDILTFDEMINRIGSEDDLVIAVMLKVFGDAPGNILFVLNEESAEKLSKILLTGYEAVSEEIYFSLYQEIGNILGNSYLNSLAMFTGINLVSSVPAVAYDMLAAILSSTFIDAEQYSDYILAIDTKFVEDDNEPGGNFFFIPKPGSLQTILNKLGL